The stretch of DNA GCTGGTGATCTGGTTCGAGTTGATGCGCTGCGTGTCGTAATTCCTGAAGCCGTAATAGGCGCTGCGGTCCACGCCCGGCAGCACGCCGGTGTAGCCGTTGGTGCCCGCCGCATTGTTGGCGAAATAAGGCAGGCCATATTGCGGGATGTTGCGGTCTTCCTGATGGACATACATCAGCGTCAGGCGGGTGGGGGTGCCCATGCCGATGGTGACCGAGGGCGCGATGCCCCAGCGGTCGTTCTTTTCGACCTGACGGCCTGGAATGTCATTGTGGTGGACCATGCCGTTCAGGCGCACGGCCACGGTCTCCGACAGGTGATGGCTGGCATCGATCGTGCCGCGATAATAGTTGGCGGTGCCGACGACGCCCTGCACCAGCGTCTGGTCCTTGTCGGTCGGGCGCTTGCTGACGAGGTTGATGTTGCCGCCGACCGAGCCCGAGCCATTGACGACCGAGCTGGCGCCATTGGTCACCTCGATCTGCTGGACGTTGAAATTGTCCGAGCGGGTGTATTGCGCGCTGCTGCGCACATTATCGACCTGAATGTCGTTGCTGGCGGTGTAGCCGCGCAGGGTGATGCTGTCGCCATAGCCGCTGCCGCCTTCGCCCGCGCCGAAGGTGATGCCCGGCACGGTGGAGAGGGCCTCCTGCAGCGAGACGATGTTCTGCTGCTGCATCACCTCGCGCGAGAGGACGGTGACGGTCTGGGGCGTGTCGCGCAGGGGGCGCAGCGCCTTGGGGGAGGCCTGACGGCGACCCAGTTCCACATCGTCGATCGCCGTGTCCGACACGGTGACGCCGCCGAGCGAACGCTCTTCACCCTGCTTGCTGTCCTGCGCGTGGAGGGCGGCGGCGGTGAAGGGCAGGATCGCGGTGCTGACGCAGGACAGCGCCAGCGAGGCCCGGACGCGCGATGGGCTGGAGAGTTTGCTCATGATTTCCCCCTGTTTGGATGGTTGGGGGCGACCTAGGGGCATTTGCCCGGTCAGTCAATAATGATTCTCATTAGCGATCATGTATCCGACTATCACCTAATGTATCGTGGAATTTAAGCTTTTGCAACTCATTCGCAGTCCGGTGAAATTCGTTTATGCGCCTGGCGGTATGATGTGTTAGGCCGCTGGCATGGATTTCGACGATCAATTGCGCCGCTATTTCGCCACCACCGACCTGTCGCAGGTGCCGCAAGGCGCGCTCGAATCGGGCATCGAGAAGATGCAGGTCGATCTGGGGATGGAAGAGGATCGCGGGCGCCGCTTTGCGCTCTGGGCGCTGCTCACCATGCTGGGGGCCGCGCCCGATCTGGACGTGGCCTTCAAGGATCCGGCGGACCGCGACACGGCCCGCGACTTTATGGAGATGATGGAGCGCGCCCAGCAGGGCGAAGCAGAGGGTTAAGTCGCCTCAGATCACCGCGATCTCAAGCACTTCCAGGGCGTCTTCCTTGCCGTTGAAGGGCAGGAACTCGCCTTCTTCGCCGCCGATCAGCGCGCGGGCCAGAGGCGCTGAAAAGGCGATGCTGCCCTGCGCCGGATCGGCCTCGTCATCGCCCACGATGGCCAGATCGCGGCGCTTGCCGTTCAGCGTGAAACTCACCCGCGTGCCGATGGCCACCACGCTGCCATCGGGCGCGGGCACCAGTTCGGCGGTGATCTGCCGGGTGGTCCAGTAGCGCAGCTGGCGTTTGACCGCATTGATCTGCGCTTCTTCGCCGGCGTCAGCCAGTTTGGCGGCCAGTTCCACCTCCAGCGCCGCCAGCTTCTCGCCGATCAGCGCCAGCCCGCGCGCCGTCACCAGATTGGGGCCGGGCGGGATGGGGATCTCGAACTTGGGTTCCAGATGCTCGTCATCGCCGTCGCGGCGGAAGGCGACGCTCATCAGGCCTGAGACGCCGACAAGGCCAGCGCCATAAAGGTATCCACCGCCTCGCTGGCCTCCATCCACGCCGCTTCGGCCTTTTCGATGGCGTCGTCCGTTTCGGCGCGGCGCTTCATCAGCTCGGTCATGGTCAGCTTGGTGAGGTGCTTTTCGGCGGTCGAGGGGTCGAACATCGCCTTGTCGATGGCGTTGCGGGTGTTGGTCAGCTTCTCGACTTCGCTCTCAAGCTTCTTGGCCTGCTTGCGCAGCTCCTGGCTCTTTTCGCGGGCCTCGGCGGCGGCGCGGCGCTGGTCCTTCTTGTTCATGCCCTTGGAGGCGGAACTGCCCTCCTTCGAAGGCTCCTTGGCCAGCACGAAGGCGATGTAATCCTCGATCGAGCCGTCGAAATCCTTGCCGGTGCCCTTGTCCACCAGCACCAGACGGTCGGCGGTCATTTCCAGCATGTGGCGGTCATGGCTGACGATCACCACCGCGCCGGTGTAAGCGTTGAGCGCCTGGATCAGCGCCTCGCGCGCGTCGACGTCCAAGTGGTTGGTCGGTTCGTCGAGGATCAGCATATGCGGCGCATCGCGGGTGATCAGCGCCAGAGCCAGACGCGCGCGCTCACCGCCCGACAGGCGACCGACTTGCGTGGTGGCCTTGTCGCCCGAGAAGCCGAAACGGCCCAGCTGCCCGCGCACCGCGCCGGGCGTGGCGCCCTTCATCAGCGCGGTCATATGCTGCAGCGGGGTCTCGTCGCGGTCCAGCTCTTCCACCTGATACTGGGTGAAATAGCCCACGCGCATCTTGCCGCTGGCGTTCATCGCGCCATCCATCGGCGTCAGTTGCGCCGCCAGCAGGCGCGCCAGCGTGGTCTTGCCGTTGCCGTTGCGGCCCAGCAGGGCCATGCGCTCATCGGGATCGATGCGCAGGTTGAGGCGGCTCAGGATCGTCTTGTCGCCATAGCCCACCGAGGCGAGGTCCAGCGTGATCAGTGGCGGGCGCAGCTCGTCCGGATTGGGGAAGTTGAAGCTGAGCGAGGGATCGTCGATCATCTCGGCGATGGGCTGCAGCTTGGAGAGGGCCTTCTGGCGCGACTGCGCCTGCTTGGCGGTGGAGGCACGCGCCGAATTGCGGGCGATGTAATCCTGCAGGCGCTCACGCTCGGCCTGCTGCTTGACGCGGGCCGAGGCGATCTGGGCCTGCCGTTCGGCGCGCTGGCGCTCGAAAGCGTCGTAGCCGCCGGGGTACAGCGTCAGCTTGCCGCCCGAGAGATGCAGGATGTGATCGACCACATTGTTGAGGAAGTCGCGCTCATGGCTGACCAGCAGGATGGTCGCGGGATAGGATTTGAGGAAATCCTCCAGCCACAGCACGGCTTCCAGATCGAGGTGGTTTGAAGGTTCGTCGAGCAGCAGCAGATCGGGCTGCGAGAACAGCAGCGCGGCCAGCGCCACACGCATCCGCCA from Novosphingobium sp. encodes:
- a CDS encoding GreA/GreB family elongation factor, with the translated sequence MSVAFRRDGDDEHLEPKFEIPIPPGPNLVTARGLALIGEKLAALEVELAAKLADAGEEAQINAVKRQLRYWTTRQITAELVPAPDGSVVAIGTRVSFTLNGKRRDLAIVGDDEADPAQGSIAFSAPLARALIGGEEGEFLPFNGKEDALEVLEIAVI
- a CDS encoding ABC-F family ATP-binding cassette domain-containing protein; translated protein: MLNLTGITVRLGGRTIIDDAGAKLPPRGRIGLIGRNGAGKSTLVRVIAGMLEPDAGSVSMPRGARLGYIAQEAPGGDATPFETVLAADTERAELMAIAEAEDNHDDLHRLGEIHERLIAIDAHTAPSRASRILAGLGFDEEAQHRPLESFSGGWRMRVALAALLFSQPDLLLLDEPSNHLDLEAVLWLEDFLKSYPATILLVSHERDFLNNVVDHILHLSGGKLTLYPGGYDAFERQRAERQAQIASARVKQQAERERLQDYIARNSARASTAKQAQSRQKALSKLQPIAEMIDDPSLSFNFPNPDELRPPLITLDLASVGYGDKTILSRLNLRIDPDERMALLGRNGNGKTTLARLLAAQLTPMDGAMNASGKMRVGYFTQYQVEELDRDETPLQHMTALMKGATPGAVRGQLGRFGFSGDKATTQVGRLSGGERARLALALITRDAPHMLILDEPTNHLDVDAREALIQALNAYTGAVVIVSHDRHMLEMTADRLVLVDKGTGKDFDGSIEDYIAFVLAKEPSKEGSSASKGMNKKDQRRAAAEAREKSQELRKQAKKLESEVEKLTNTRNAIDKAMFDPSTAEKHLTKLTMTELMKRRAETDDAIEKAEAAWMEASEAVDTFMALALSASQA